The Flavobacterium piscisymbiosum genome includes a region encoding these proteins:
- a CDS encoding HNH endonuclease has product MREKFDKWIQVNKKSISKSEKYSKTITTISNHFKKSLERNIDLYKIIKSEEILKLKEEYFSYTEFLSKNKRGNRMYSRSLDLYIEFLEDEGILLEIEKIENDPNLRELEKEAIILSRIGQGKYRNDLIKIWKGCSLSGYKDVRFLIASHIKPWKVSNNDEKVDKFNGLLLLPTYDKLFDLGFITFDKSGFIKISKELEDIEKIGINEKMKIKLKEGNLKYLEFHYNNIFKKTVI; this is encoded by the coding sequence ATGAGAGAAAAATTTGATAAGTGGATACAAGTAAATAAAAAGTCTATTTCTAAATCTGAGAAGTATTCAAAAACTATAACTACAATTTCAAATCATTTTAAAAAATCTTTGGAAAGAAATATTGATTTATATAAAATTATAAAGTCTGAAGAAATTCTTAAGCTTAAAGAGGAATATTTTAGTTACACTGAATTTCTTTCAAAAAATAAAAGAGGAAATAGAATGTATAGTCGTTCATTAGATTTATATATTGAATTTCTAGAAGATGAAGGAATTTTGCTGGAAATTGAAAAAATTGAAAATGATCCTAATTTAAGAGAGTTAGAAAAGGAAGCAATTATTTTAAGCAGAATTGGACAAGGAAAATATAGAAATGATTTAATAAAAATTTGGAAAGGCTGTTCATTGTCAGGTTATAAAGATGTTAGGTTTTTAATAGCATCACACATAAAGCCATGGAAAGTATCCAACAATGACGAAAAAGTAGATAAATTTAATGGACTTTTACTTTTGCCGACTTATGATAAATTATTTGATTTAGGATTTATCACTTTTGATAAAAGTGGATTTATTAAGATTTCAAAAGAATTAGAAGACATTGAAAAAATTGGTATTAATGAAAAGATGAAAATCAAATTAAAAGAAGGTAATTTAAAGTACTTAGAGTTTCATTACAATAACATCTTCAAAAAAACAGTAATTTAA
- a CDS encoding N-acetylornithine carbamoyltransferase has product MNYISIQDIDSLSKWVKSALKIKKNPLKNQDLGKNKTLGMLFFNPSLRTRLSTQKAAINLGMNVMVMNFTNEGWTLEFEDGAIMNSGASEHIKEAAEVVSQYCDIIAIRAFAGLVDKEKDYAETVISGFLKHATVPIVNMESAVRHPMQSLADAITMEEYKTKHKPKVVLSWAPHPKALPQAVANSFVEMMQMQKDMDFVITHPEGYELSPEITKDCKIEYDQNKAFENADFVYVKNWSNFNDYGKVTNIDPNWTVTAEKMALTNNGKFMHCLPVRRNVIVTDEVIDSENSIVIQQANNRTYSAQLVLQKILKKM; this is encoded by the coding sequence ATGAACTATATTTCAATACAAGATATCGACTCATTATCAAAATGGGTAAAAAGTGCGTTAAAAATCAAAAAGAACCCACTTAAAAATCAAGACTTAGGGAAAAACAAAACCTTAGGAATGTTATTCTTTAACCCGAGTTTAAGAACGCGTTTGAGTACTCAAAAAGCAGCTATAAACTTAGGGATGAACGTTATGGTGATGAACTTCACCAATGAAGGCTGGACATTAGAGTTCGAAGATGGAGCTATTATGAATTCAGGAGCTTCAGAGCATATTAAAGAAGCTGCCGAAGTAGTTTCTCAATATTGCGATATTATCGCCATTCGTGCTTTTGCAGGTTTGGTAGACAAAGAAAAAGATTATGCTGAAACGGTAATTTCAGGATTCCTGAAACACGCAACAGTGCCAATCGTGAATATGGAAAGTGCCGTTCGTCATCCAATGCAATCTTTGGCAGACGCTATTACGATGGAGGAATACAAAACGAAGCATAAACCAAAAGTAGTTTTATCTTGGGCTCCGCATCCAAAAGCGTTGCCACAAGCTGTTGCAAATTCATTTGTAGAAATGATGCAAATGCAAAAAGACATGGATTTTGTAATCACACATCCAGAAGGTTACGAACTAAGTCCGGAAATAACAAAAGACTGCAAAATCGAATACGACCAAAACAAAGCGTTCGAAAATGCCGATTTCGTTTACGTTAAAAACTGGAGCAACTTCAACGATTACGGAAAAGTAACCAACATAGATCCAAACTGGACTGTTACTGCAGAAAAAATGGCATTAACTAACAACGGAAAATTCATGCACTGTCTTCCTGTTCGTCGTAACGTAATTGTAACCGATGAAGTTATTGATAGCGAGAATTCAATCGTAATTCAGCAAGCAAATAACAGAACCTATTCAGCGCAATTAGTTTTACAGAAGATTTTGAAGAAAATGTAG
- a CDS encoding aspartate aminotransferase family protein, producing the protein MNLFNVYPLYDITPVKAVDCTITDNNGVEYLDLYSGHGVISIGHTQPDYVAKLKNQLDHLGFYSNAIQNPLQVELAQKLGKLSGLEDYELFLCSSGAEANENALKLASFHNGKSRVVAFDNSFHGRTSAAVAVTDNKKIVAPINAQQVVTFLPLNQIELVEAELAKGDVTAVIIEGIQGVGGLDQGTTEFFQALEKACKKHDVVLILDEVQSGYGRSGKFFAFQHHGINADIISVAKGMGNGFPVGAILISPKFEASFGLLGTTFGGSHLSCAAGIAVLDVIEKLDLQKNVNEVYEYFLEQIKQVPGIKQVKGKGLMLGVEFDFDVAALRKKLIIEKHIFTGSANNKNLLRILPPLTVKKSDIDTFIVALKESLEELQN; encoded by the coding sequence ATGAATTTATTCAACGTATACCCACTTTATGATATCACTCCTGTAAAAGCAGTAGATTGCACAATTACAGACAATAACGGAGTAGAATATTTAGACTTATATAGCGGACATGGTGTGATTTCAATTGGCCATACGCAACCTGATTATGTAGCCAAATTAAAAAATCAATTAGATCATTTAGGATTTTATTCGAATGCTATTCAGAATCCTTTGCAGGTAGAATTAGCTCAGAAATTAGGAAAGCTTTCAGGATTAGAAGATTACGAATTGTTTTTATGCAGTTCTGGTGCTGAAGCAAACGAAAATGCGTTAAAATTAGCTTCTTTCCATAATGGAAAATCAAGAGTTGTCGCTTTTGATAATTCTTTCCATGGAAGAACTTCTGCAGCCGTTGCGGTTACAGATAACAAGAAAATCGTAGCGCCAATAAATGCACAGCAAGTAGTTACTTTTTTACCTTTAAACCAAATCGAACTAGTTGAAGCTGAATTGGCTAAAGGAGATGTTACAGCAGTAATTATCGAAGGAATTCAGGGAGTTGGAGGTTTAGATCAGGGAACGACAGAATTTTTTCAAGCTTTAGAAAAAGCATGTAAAAAACACGATGTAGTTTTGATTTTAGACGAAGTACAATCAGGATACGGAAGAAGCGGAAAATTCTTCGCTTTCCAACATCACGGAATCAACGCTGATATTATTTCAGTTGCAAAAGGAATGGGGAATGGATTTCCGGTTGGAGCCATTTTAATCTCTCCAAAATTTGAAGCAAGTTTCGGATTATTAGGAACTACTTTCGGCGGAAGCCATTTATCTTGTGCTGCAGGAATTGCAGTTCTTGACGTAATTGAAAAACTAGATTTACAGAAAAACGTAAACGAAGTTTATGAATATTTCTTAGAACAAATCAAACAAGTTCCCGGAATTAAGCAAGTAAAAGGAAAAGGTTTAATGCTTGGCGTTGAATTTGATTTTGATGTAGCAGCTTTAAGAAAAAAACTAATTATTGAAAAACACATTTTTACAGGAAGTGCCAACAATAAAAATCTGTTAAGAATTTTGCCGCCTTTGACAGTAAAAAAATCAGATATTGATACCTTTATTGTAGCTTTAAAAGAAAGTTTAGAAGAGCTTCAAAATTAA
- a CDS encoding M20 family metallo-hydrolase, producing MKNIATLTQEAISLLKSLIETPSFSSEEDQTALLIENWFNQNEIPFNRENNNVWAFNKYFDENKPTLLLNSHHDTVKPNQAYTNDPFKAIEKDGKLFGLGSNDAGGCLVSLLATFVHFYENQNLSHNLVIVASAEEESSGKNGLNSVLKHLPELDCAIVGEPTLMQLAVAEKGLLVLDVKVKGTASHAAHQNDDNSLYKSIPVMEWFKNYKFDKISDVLGPVKMTVTQISAGKQHNVVPSECDLVVDIRVTDRYTNAEILEVVKANVNAEVTPRSMHLNASSIPVTHGLVQAGIALGRTTYGSPTLSDQSVLSCQSLKLGPGETLRSHSADEFIFINEIEEGVDLYIKILTDFFKL from the coding sequence ATGAAAAATATTGCAACGCTTACCCAGGAAGCAATTAGTTTATTAAAAAGCCTGATCGAAACCCCTTCATTTTCAAGTGAAGAAGATCAAACAGCACTTTTGATAGAAAATTGGTTCAATCAAAACGAGATTCCTTTCAATAGAGAAAATAATAATGTGTGGGCTTTCAATAAATATTTCGACGAAAATAAACCAACACTTTTACTAAATTCACACCACGATACCGTAAAACCAAATCAAGCCTATACAAACGATCCGTTTAAAGCGATCGAAAAAGACGGTAAATTATTCGGGTTAGGAAGCAATGATGCCGGAGGATGCTTAGTTTCATTATTAGCAACTTTCGTTCATTTTTACGAGAATCAAAATTTATCTCATAACCTCGTAATTGTAGCTTCGGCAGAAGAAGAAAGCAGCGGAAAAAATGGTTTAAACAGCGTTTTAAAACATTTACCGGAGTTAGATTGCGCAATTGTAGGTGAACCAACTTTAATGCAATTGGCTGTGGCTGAGAAAGGTTTATTGGTTTTGGATGTAAAAGTAAAAGGAACTGCAAGTCACGCTGCACATCAAAACGACGATAATTCATTATACAAATCAATTCCCGTAATGGAATGGTTTAAAAACTATAAATTCGATAAAATCTCAGATGTTTTAGGTCCTGTAAAAATGACCGTAACGCAAATCAGCGCAGGAAAACAACATAATGTTGTACCATCAGAATGCGATTTGGTTGTCGATATTCGCGTAACAGATCGTTATACAAATGCCGAGATTCTTGAAGTAGTAAAAGCAAATGTAAACGCCGAAGTAACGCCTAGATCTATGCATTTAAATGCGTCATCTATTCCAGTTACTCACGGTTTAGTACAAGCCGGAATCGCTTTAGGAAGAACAACTTATGGCTCACCAACGCTTTCAGATCAATCTGTTTTAAGCTGTCAGTCATTAAAACTAGGACCAGGAGAAACATTACGTTCACATTCAGCAGACGAATTTATTTTCATCAACGAAATCGAAGAAGGAGTCGACTTGTATATCAAAATACTAACCGATTTTTTTAAATTATAA
- the proB gene encoding glutamate 5-kinase: MTKKRILLKIGSNTLTKETNHISRGKIEDIGMQIAALNKDYEFVIVSSGAIAAAKQFVKLESKGKEIALKQALASIGQPHLMRIFHENFSDLGLLTSQCLLSYSDFEKEQSKVNIVNTINVLVENNYIPIINENDTVATDEIRFGDNDKLAALTAVLLNVDILIIATNTNGIYTKDSIHDENPETIKLVNDLKVLEKEIGESKSSHGTGGMQSKIEAAGIAKAANIETWIVNGLNDNFILKALEGEIPFTKIV, encoded by the coding sequence ATGACTAAAAAGAGGATTTTATTAAAAATAGGAAGTAATACTTTAACCAAAGAAACGAATCATATTTCGCGGGGAAAGATTGAAGATATTGGTATGCAAATTGCCGCTCTTAACAAAGATTACGAATTTGTAATCGTAAGTTCAGGAGCCATTGCAGCCGCCAAACAATTTGTAAAACTCGAAAGTAAAGGCAAGGAAATTGCATTAAAACAAGCCTTAGCTTCAATTGGACAACCTCATTTAATGCGGATTTTTCATGAGAATTTCAGCGATTTAGGATTATTGACATCACAATGTTTATTGTCTTATTCTGATTTTGAAAAAGAGCAATCGAAAGTAAATATTGTCAATACCATAAATGTTTTGGTCGAGAACAATTACATTCCGATTATTAATGAAAATGATACCGTTGCTACAGATGAGATTCGGTTTGGAGATAATGATAAATTAGCGGCACTAACGGCAGTTCTTTTAAATGTTGATATTCTGATTATTGCGACCAATACAAACGGAATTTACACGAAAGATTCTATTCACGATGAAAATCCTGAAACGATAAAATTGGTAAACGATCTAAAAGTATTAGAAAAGGAAATCGGAGAATCAAAATCATCACACGGAACAGGTGGAATGCAGTCCAAAATCGAAGCAGCCGGAATCGCAAAAGCGGCCAACATAGAAACCTGGATCGTAAACGGATTAAATGATAATTTTATTTTAAAAGCATTAGAAGGAGAAATTCCTTTTACGAAAATTGTGTAG
- the argC gene encoding N-acetyl-gamma-glutamyl-phosphate reductase, with amino-acid sequence MINIGIIGGSGYTAGELIRILMYHPNVNIDFVYSTTNAGKPLSVAHHDLMGDIEMNFTDVVNPNVNVVFLCLGHGKSISFLEENKFASHTKIIDLGNDFRLTKDAVFEGKEFVYGLPELNKAEIKKANFIANPGCFATAIQLALLPLAKNNLLKNDVHINATTGSTGAGVSLAETSHFSWRNNNMSHYKAFEHQHLGEINQSVNQLQADYSDELIFVPNRGDFTRGIFATLYTDSEESLEDLVAKYQDFYKNEPFVTVTTTNINMKQVVQTNKCIISLLKKGNRVLITSIIDNLTKGASGQAIQNMNLMFGLEETTGLHLKPSGF; translated from the coding sequence ATGATTAATATCGGAATAATTGGTGGTTCGGGCTACACGGCCGGAGAATTGATCAGAATATTAATGTATCATCCCAATGTAAACATTGATTTTGTTTACAGTACGACAAATGCAGGGAAACCGCTTTCTGTGGCGCACCACGATTTGATGGGAGATATTGAAATGAATTTTACTGATGTGGTGAATCCGAATGTGAATGTTGTTTTTTTATGTTTGGGTCACGGAAAATCTATTTCGTTTCTTGAGGAAAATAAGTTTGCAAGTCACACCAAAATCATTGATTTAGGAAATGATTTCAGATTGACAAAAGATGCTGTTTTCGAAGGAAAAGAATTTGTTTACGGATTGCCTGAATTGAATAAAGCGGAAATCAAAAAAGCAAATTTCATTGCAAATCCGGGTTGTTTTGCAACAGCAATTCAATTGGCTCTTTTGCCTTTGGCTAAAAATAATTTGCTTAAAAATGACGTTCATATTAATGCCACAACCGGAAGCACAGGTGCGGGCGTAAGTCTTGCCGAAACTTCTCATTTTAGTTGGAGAAATAATAATATGTCTCATTATAAGGCTTTTGAACACCAGCATTTAGGCGAAATCAACCAAAGCGTGAATCAATTGCAGGCAGATTATTCAGATGAATTGATTTTTGTTCCGAATAGAGGAGACTTTACAAGAGGAATTTTTGCGACTTTATATACTGATTCTGAAGAAAGTTTAGAAGATTTAGTGGCGAAATATCAGGATTTCTATAAAAATGAGCCTTTTGTAACCGTAACAACGACAAACATCAATATGAAACAAGTTGTTCAAACCAACAAATGTATCATTAGTTTATTGAAAAAAGGAAACCGGGTTTTAATAACGTCAATCATTGATAACTTAACCAAAGGTGCTTCAGGACAAGCGATTCAAAATATGAATTTAATGTTCGGATTAGAAGAAACCACCGGTTTACATTTGAAACCAAGCGGATTTTAG
- a CDS encoding glutamate-5-semialdehyde dehydrogenase, with amino-acid sequence MFHRNLDFRNNQKTTNQLEIMNPLSIEKRNLVLHSMAKLVEKERSQIILTNQEDLLAYDGSDLAMEERLKVDDKKVDEMILSLNQLASQEDPVGVERFHFTHDNGIKVINKTAAFGTILIIYESRPDVTIEAGGIAFKSGNKILLKGGKEALKSNLKIVDLWHQALEENRVSKDWVEYLNYNRAETQAFLEKPTQKVDLIVPRGGEKLIEFVKAHATCPVIVSGRGNNFVYVHKDADTDLALKIILNAKISKISACNAVDKVLIDSKLPNFEGFAAILIETLKESNVEVIVDESLKSFEDTETLQNEDMWYEEFLDYKIVIGTIDSEENAIDKINKYCGGHSAVIITKDDKAAQEFMDAVDTAAVYQNASTRFTDGGQFGLGGELAISTDKLHQRGPIGLQHLVTNKWYVYGEGQIR; translated from the coding sequence ATATTTCATCGCAATTTAGATTTTAGAAACAACCAAAAAACAACCAACCAACTAGAAATTATGAATCCATTATCAATTGAAAAACGCAATCTGGTTTTGCACTCGATGGCAAAACTCGTCGAGAAGGAACGGAGTCAGATTATCTTAACCAATCAAGAAGATTTACTCGCTTATGACGGTTCAGATTTAGCAATGGAAGAACGCTTGAAAGTAGATGATAAAAAAGTCGACGAGATGATTTTATCGTTGAACCAATTGGCTTCGCAGGAAGATCCTGTTGGAGTAGAGCGTTTTCATTTTACTCATGATAATGGAATAAAAGTCATTAATAAAACAGCAGCTTTTGGAACGATTTTAATCATTTACGAATCTCGCCCGGATGTTACAATCGAAGCGGGAGGAATCGCATTTAAATCCGGAAATAAGATTTTATTAAAAGGAGGAAAAGAAGCTTTAAAATCGAATTTGAAAATTGTTGATTTATGGCATCAGGCTTTAGAAGAAAATAGAGTTTCGAAAGATTGGGTCGAGTATTTGAATTATAACCGCGCAGAAACTCAGGCTTTTTTAGAAAAACCAACTCAAAAAGTAGATTTAATCGTTCCAAGAGGAGGAGAAAAATTAATTGAGTTTGTAAAAGCGCACGCAACGTGCCCGGTGATAGTAAGCGGACGCGGAAATAATTTTGTATACGTTCATAAAGATGCAGATACTGATTTGGCTTTAAAAATAATTTTGAATGCTAAAATCTCAAAAATCTCTGCTTGTAATGCGGTAGATAAGGTTTTAATAGATTCTAAATTACCCAATTTTGAAGGTTTTGCAGCTATTTTAATAGAAACATTAAAAGAATCTAATGTAGAAGTGATTGTTGACGAATCTTTAAAAAGTTTTGAAGACACAGAAACACTTCAGAATGAAGATATGTGGTATGAAGAATTTTTAGATTATAAAATTGTAATCGGAACCATTGATTCCGAGGAAAATGCAATTGATAAAATCAATAAATATTGCGGAGGACATTCGGCAGTAATTATTACGAAAGATGACAAAGCAGCACAAGAATTTATGGATGCCGTTGATACCGCTGCTGTTTATCAAAATGCATCCACCCGTTTTACCGACGGAGGACAATTTGGCTTGGGTGGAGAATTAGCGATAAGCACCGATAAATTACATCAAAGAGGACCAATTGGACTTCAACATCTCGTGACAAACAAATGGTACGTGTACGGAGAAGGACAAATACGATAA
- the argB gene encoding acetylglutamate kinase codes for MRVTVIKIGGNIIDNPKELEQFLTDFSKIEGYKVLVHGGGKSATKMAQSIGLVPQMIEGRRITDAAMLDVVVMIYAGQINKDVVAQLQAKDNNAMGFSGADGNLIQSTKRNHPTIDYGFVGDVKKVNTKLLATLLEAGIVPVFCAITHDKNGQLLNTNADTIASELSIALSEVFDVTLTYCFEKQGVLQDSEDDSSVITEINEELYNKLKAEKVIHSGMIPKLDNCFNSLSRGVQKIKIGHHKMLQNPDVLHTTITL; via the coding sequence ATGAGAGTTACCGTAATAAAAATAGGTGGAAACATCATCGACAATCCAAAAGAGTTAGAACAATTCTTAACCGACTTTTCTAAAATCGAAGGCTATAAAGTTTTAGTTCACGGTGGTGGAAAATCGGCTACAAAAATGGCGCAAAGTATTGGTTTGGTTCCTCAAATGATTGAAGGCCGCCGAATTACCGATGCCGCAATGCTTGATGTAGTTGTAATGATTTACGCCGGACAAATCAATAAAGATGTTGTGGCGCAATTACAAGCTAAAGACAACAACGCAATGGGATTTTCAGGAGCTGACGGGAATTTGATTCAGTCAACAAAACGAAATCATCCAACGATAGATTACGGATTTGTAGGCGATGTAAAAAAAGTCAATACAAAGTTATTGGCAACTTTACTTGAAGCAGGAATCGTTCCTGTTTTCTGTGCTATTACACACGATAAAAACGGACAATTGTTAAACACAAATGCAGATACCATTGCAAGCGAATTATCAATTGCATTGTCTGAGGTTTTTGATGTTACGCTAACATATTGTTTCGAAAAACAAGGCGTTTTGCAAGATTCAGAGGATGATTCATCTGTAATAACAGAAATCAACGAAGAATTATACAACAAACTAAAGGCAGAAAAAGTTATTCATTCCGGAATGATTCCTAAACTGGATAATTGCTTCAATAGTTTATCAAGAGGCGTTCAGAAAATCAAAATCGGGCATCATAAAATGCTTCAAAATCCTGATGTTCTGCACACCACCATTACGTTATAA
- the argH gene encoding argininosuccinate lyase, with the protein MKLWEKGIPTDKQIEHFTVGNDRELDLVLAKYDALGSIAHAKMLDQIGLLTQEETTSLVDALNEIIADVVIGNFEIEDSFEDVHSKIEYLLTVKLGDAGKKIHTARSRNDQVLVDVHLYLKDELKALKEQVKTLFDLLMESAEKHQNVLLPGYTHLQIAMPSSFGMWFSAYAESFIDDVTMLNAALKIVDQNPLGSAAGYGSSFPINRTFTTQELGFETLKFNAVAAQMSRGKAEKTVAFAMASVAGTLSKFAMDVCLYMSQNFDFIGLPAHLTTGSSIMPHKKNPDVFELIRGKCNKIQALPYEITLITNNLPSGYHRDLQLLKEGLFPALQNLKACLDIAIFSVKDITVKDNILKDKKYDYLFTVDTLNEMVVAGIPFRDAYKAVAEQLEAGTYQSPKETKHTHEGSINNLCLDAIKDKMKAAL; encoded by the coding sequence ATGAAACTTTGGGAAAAAGGAATACCAACAGATAAGCAAATCGAACATTTCACAGTAGGAAACGATCGTGAATTGGATTTAGTTCTTGCAAAATACGATGCTTTAGGTTCAATCGCACACGCCAAAATGCTCGATCAAATTGGTTTATTAACGCAAGAAGAAACCACTTCTTTAGTTGATGCATTAAACGAAATCATTGCAGATGTTGTAATAGGTAATTTCGAAATCGAAGATAGTTTCGAAGACGTACATTCTAAAATAGAATATTTATTGACCGTAAAATTGGGCGATGCCGGAAAGAAAATCCATACGGCACGTTCTCGTAACGATCAGGTTCTGGTAGATGTTCATTTATACTTAAAAGACGAACTAAAAGCCTTAAAAGAACAAGTAAAAACATTGTTTGATTTGCTAATGGAATCGGCAGAGAAACACCAAAATGTTTTATTGCCAGGATATACGCACTTGCAAATCGCGATGCCATCATCATTCGGGATGTGGTTTTCGGCTTACGCCGAAAGTTTCATTGATGATGTTACGATGTTAAACGCAGCTTTAAAAATTGTAGATCAAAACCCGTTGGGTTCTGCAGCAGGTTACGGAAGTTCGTTTCCTATCAACAGAACATTTACAACTCAGGAATTAGGTTTCGAAACTCTAAAATTCAACGCTGTTGCAGCACAAATGAGCCGCGGAAAAGCAGAGAAAACCGTTGCATTTGCAATGGCAAGTGTTGCCGGAACGTTATCAAAATTTGCAATGGATGTTTGTTTGTACATGAGTCAAAACTTTGATTTTATTGGTTTGCCGGCACATCTTACAACAGGATCGAGCATTATGCCTCACAAGAAAAACCCAGATGTTTTCGAATTAATCAGAGGAAAATGCAACAAGATTCAGGCGCTTCCATACGAAATCACTTTAATTACTAATAATCTACCAAGCGGTTATCACAGAGATTTACAGCTTTTAAAAGAAGGATTGTTTCCAGCGCTTCAAAACTTAAAAGCATGTCTGGATATTGCGATTTTCTCTGTAAAAGATATTACAGTAAAAGACAACATCTTAAAAGATAAAAAATACGATTATTTGTTTACAGTCGATACTTTAAACGAAATGGTGGTTGCCGGAATACCTTTTAGAGATGCATACAAAGCCGTTGCAGAACAGTTGGAAGCAGGAACATATCAATCTCCAAAAGAAACAAAACATACGCATGAAGGCAGCATCAATAACTTATGTTTAGATGCTATCAAAGACAAAATGAAAGCAGCGCTTTAA